The window CGTCTACGCCAGCGAGGAGCGGGCCTCCGGCGTGGACGTCGGCTCCGGGCTCTCGGTCTGCGTCGACCCGCTGGACGGCTCCTCGAACCTCGAACCGAACGCCGCGATGGGCACCATCGTCGCCATCTACGACGACGACCTGCCGGCGTCGGGTCGGGACATCGTCGCCGCCGCGTACGTCCTCTACGGCGCGACGACGACGATGATCGTCGCCCGGTCGAACAAGGAGACCGTCACCGAGTACGTCATCCACGAGAGCGGCGACTATCAGGTGGTCCGAGAGGAACTGACGCTCCCCGAGAACCCCTCGGTGTACGGCTTCGGCGGCCGCGTGCCCCACTGGGTGGAGGAGTTCGAGGAGTACGTCTCCGAGGTCGAGTCCGACCCCTCGATGAAACTCCGGTACGGCGGCGCGATGATCGGCGACGTGAACCAGGTACTCACCTACGGCGGCATCTTCGGCTACCCGAC is drawn from Halobellus limi and contains these coding sequences:
- a CDS encoding class 1 fructose-bisphosphatase; amino-acid sequence: MATKENSGSTDAESTQKTVNAVLDAVARTAPEVRRGLPGRRIAIEGKNPSGEEQKAADVYTDELLLERIGSISNVGVYASEERASGVDVGSGLSVCVDPLDGSSNLEPNAAMGTIVAIYDDDLPASGRDIVAAAYVLYGATTTMIVARSNKETVTEYVIHESGDYQVVREELTLPENPSVYGFGGRVPHWVEEFEEYVSEVESDPSMKLRYGGAMIGDVNQVLTYGGIFGYPTLTNAPEGKLRVQFEGYPVGYILEKAGGASSDGRKSLLDVEKDDLHARTPVYVGNEGLIDDLEAALADRY